The following are encoded together in the Bradyrhizobium sp. CCGUVB1N3 genome:
- a CDS encoding sterol desaturase family protein codes for MSSLPMDVALMLGETIAKVIPVTAALAVVFTVLEHFWACNPGVPWWRKREIVTDICYWFFVPVFARTMRIGLLIVAAGVVFNIHDPDELIAFYDNGHGPLSELPLWAQAALFLILSDFMLYWLHRLFHGGGFWKYHAIHHSSEELGWISAARFHPVNLVLGTIGVDVVLLTVGISPNVMIWLGPFTTFHSAFVHANLNWTFGPFKYVLATPVFHRWHHTSLEQGGNTNFAGTFPLWDILFGTFRMPANELPQDYGKDEAEMPSEIGGQLAYPFRH; via the coding sequence ATGTCGAGCCTGCCCATGGACGTCGCCCTGATGCTTGGCGAGACCATCGCAAAGGTCATTCCCGTTACCGCGGCGCTCGCGGTGGTCTTCACGGTGCTCGAGCATTTCTGGGCCTGCAATCCCGGCGTGCCATGGTGGCGCAAGCGCGAGATCGTCACCGACATCTGCTACTGGTTCTTCGTGCCGGTGTTTGCGCGCACGATGCGGATCGGGCTCTTGATCGTGGCTGCCGGCGTCGTCTTCAACATCCACGATCCCGACGAGCTGATCGCCTTCTACGACAACGGTCACGGTCCGCTCTCGGAGCTGCCGCTCTGGGCGCAGGCGGCGCTGTTCCTCATCCTGTCGGATTTCATGCTGTACTGGCTGCACCGGCTGTTTCACGGCGGCGGCTTCTGGAAGTACCATGCGATCCATCATTCCTCGGAGGAGCTGGGCTGGATCTCAGCGGCGCGCTTCCATCCGGTGAATCTCGTGCTCGGCACGATCGGCGTCGACGTCGTGCTGCTCACCGTCGGCATCTCGCCGAACGTAATGATCTGGCTCGGGCCGTTCACCACCTTCCATTCGGCGTTCGTGCACGCCAATCTCAACTGGACGTTTGGACCGTTCAAATACGTGCTGGCGACGCCGGTGTTTCACCGCTGGCACCACACCTCGCTCGAGCAGGGCGGCAATACCAATTTTGCCGGCACCTTCCCGCTCTGGGACATCCTGTTCGGGACCTTCCGGATGCCGGCGAACGAGCTGCCGCAGGACTATGGCAAGGACGAAGCGGAGATGCCGAGCGAGATCGGCGGCCAGCTCGCCTATCCGTTCCGCCACTAG
- the cpaB gene encoding Flp pilus assembly protein CpaB produces MKPARFIVLAIALIAGALAAYLASSSSDSGAPPPQPVAQLPTVDVLVAKTDIGLGQTVGPNELQWQTWTQSTASGSFIRRPDRPEAMTQITGSIARQPFVAGEPIREQKLVKADGSGFMAAILPSGKRAISTEISAETGAGGFILPNDRVDVILTKREKPTNTDGPQTDTISSQAILTNIRVLAIDQAPKEKEGQNAVVGRTATLELTPNEVELLAASRQSGTLSLALRSIADSNKNVVAENDTSNLITVYRGATSTEVLNCKPSCGRK; encoded by the coding sequence ATGAAGCCCGCCCGTTTTATTGTCCTAGCGATCGCCCTCATAGCCGGCGCCCTCGCGGCTTATCTCGCAAGCAGTTCGTCGGACAGCGGTGCTCCCCCGCCTCAACCAGTCGCCCAATTGCCGACCGTTGATGTTCTCGTCGCCAAGACCGACATCGGATTGGGACAGACGGTCGGTCCCAACGAGCTTCAGTGGCAGACGTGGACGCAATCCACCGCCAGCGGCAGTTTTATTCGTCGCCCCGATCGTCCCGAAGCAATGACGCAAATTACAGGTTCGATTGCGCGTCAGCCGTTTGTCGCCGGCGAGCCGATCCGAGAGCAGAAACTGGTCAAGGCAGACGGCTCCGGCTTCATGGCGGCCATCCTGCCTTCGGGCAAGCGCGCCATTTCGACCGAGATATCTGCTGAGACAGGCGCAGGCGGCTTCATATTGCCGAATGATCGCGTGGACGTGATTCTCACGAAGCGCGAGAAGCCGACCAATACGGATGGGCCTCAGACCGACACCATTTCGTCGCAAGCCATTCTGACCAACATACGTGTTCTTGCGATCGATCAAGCCCCCAAAGAGAAGGAGGGGCAGAATGCAGTTGTGGGCAGGACCGCCACCCTGGAGTTGACACCCAACGAAGTTGAACTGCTGGCAGCATCGCGTCAGAGCGGCACTCTATCCCTCGCATTGCGCAGCATTGCCGATAGCAACAAGAATGTCGTAGCTGAGAACGACACCAGCAACCTCATTACTGTTTATCGGGGTGCCACCTCCACGGAGGTGCTCAACTGCAAGCCCTCGTGTGGCCGAAAATAG
- a CDS encoding TadE/TadG family type IV pilus assembly protein, with amino-acid sequence MPSPTVWKFSILSMTQRFRRNRRGSAAVEFALVAPIFFALLFAIIETAIMFFAGQVLETVTQDSARSVLTGQAQSGSVSTCAVSGVAAACTQTTFKNYVCTQIPALFFDCSSLYVDVSSYSSFSAVTLPSHIDSAGNFDTNMSYSAGSAGDIVVVRLFYQWPLYVTGLGYNPSNLAGNKRLLVATAAFKNEPYSN; translated from the coding sequence ATGCCATCGCCTACCGTCTGGAAGTTTTCGATCCTCAGCATGACGCAGCGGTTTCGCCGCAACCGCCGCGGTTCTGCGGCGGTCGAGTTCGCGCTGGTCGCGCCGATCTTCTTCGCGCTGCTGTTCGCAATCATCGAGACCGCGATCATGTTCTTCGCAGGCCAGGTGCTCGAGACTGTCACGCAGGATTCCGCGCGCTCGGTCCTGACCGGCCAGGCGCAGTCCGGCTCGGTGTCGACCTGCGCGGTCTCCGGCGTGGCGGCGGCGTGCACGCAGACGACGTTCAAGAATTACGTCTGCACCCAGATCCCGGCGCTGTTCTTCGATTGCAGCAGTCTCTACGTCGACGTCTCGAGCTATTCGTCGTTCTCGGCGGTCACGCTGCCGAGCCATATCGATTCGGCCGGCAATTTCGATACCAACATGAGCTACAGCGCCGGCAGCGCCGGCGACATCGTGGTCGTCCGGCTGTTCTACCAGTGGCCACTCTACGTCACCGGGCTCGGCTACAACCCCTCGAATCTCGCAGGCAACAAGCGCCTCCTGGTCGCGACGGCCGCCTTCAAGAACGAACCCTACTCCAACTGA
- a CDS encoding TadE/TadG family type IV pilus assembly protein: protein MQAIANIWRNAASSARDFGADSRALAATEFAVMVPLMLVLFFGTIEVSSGVAIDRKVTIMARTLSDLTSQSTSVGDTDMTNFFAASYGIMTPYYNSTVTSATISELYVDPTTKVARVQWSKGSSARSQASVVTIPSTLAIGGTYVIFSEVSYVYTPTIGYVLTSSITLSDVAYSRPRQSTCVYYSSSTSCTTY, encoded by the coding sequence ATGCAGGCGATTGCGAACATCTGGCGAAACGCCGCCTCCTCCGCGCGCGATTTCGGCGCCGACAGCCGCGCGCTGGCGGCGACCGAGTTCGCGGTGATGGTGCCGCTGATGCTGGTGTTGTTCTTCGGCACCATCGAGGTTTCGTCGGGGGTGGCGATCGACCGCAAGGTCACGATCATGGCGCGCACGCTGTCCGACCTCACCTCGCAATCGACGTCGGTCGGCGACACCGACATGACCAACTTTTTCGCGGCGTCCTACGGCATCATGACGCCATACTACAACAGCACGGTTACCTCCGCGACGATCAGCGAGCTCTACGTCGATCCCACGACCAAGGTGGCGCGCGTGCAATGGAGCAAGGGATCCTCGGCGCGGTCGCAGGCCTCGGTGGTGACCATCCCCTCGACGCTCGCGATCGGCGGCACCTATGTGATTTTCAGCGAGGTCAGCTACGTCTACACGCCGACGATCGGCTACGTGCTCACGAGCTCGATCACGCTGAGCGACGTCGCTTATTCGCGCCCGCGCCAATCGACTTGCGTTTATTACAGCTCGTCGACGAGCTGCACGACGTACTGA
- a CDS encoding cold-shock protein, translating to MSMGTVKWFNATKGFGFIQPDDGGKDVFVHISAVERAGLGTLREGQKISYEIVADRRSGKSAADNLRSAG from the coding sequence ATGAGCATGGGAACCGTGAAGTGGTTTAACGCGACCAAGGGTTTTGGCTTCATCCAGCCCGACGACGGCGGCAAGGACGTGTTCGTGCACATCAGCGCCGTGGAACGTGCCGGCCTCGGCACGCTGCGCGAAGGCCAGAAGATCTCCTACGAGATCGTGGCCGATCGTCGCTCCGGCAAGTCGGCAGCCGACAACCTCCGCTCGGCCGGCTAA
- the infA gene encoding translation initiation factor IF-1, with amino-acid sequence MAKEELIQFEGLVTEILPDARYRVQLDAGHEIVAYTAGKMKKNRIKTLAGDRVTVEMSPYDLEKGRLIFRHKDERPASAGGPPRGGAQRGGQFRRR; translated from the coding sequence ATGGCTAAGGAAGAGCTGATCCAGTTCGAAGGACTGGTCACCGAAATCCTCCCCGACGCGCGCTACCGCGTGCAGCTCGACGCCGGGCACGAGATCGTCGCCTATACCGCCGGCAAGATGAAGAAGAACCGCATCAAGACGCTGGCGGGCGACCGTGTAACGGTGGAGATGTCGCCCTACGACCTGGAAAAGGGACGGCTGATTTTCCGTCACAAGGACGAACGTCCCGCGTCCGCCGGTGGTCCCCCTCGGGGTGGCGCCCAGCGGGGCGGCCAGTTCCGCCGCCGCTAG
- a CDS encoding DEAD/DEAH box helicase, whose translation MERAPLLTSFQDFGLADPISRALKEENYVTPTPIQAQTIPLALTGRDVVGIAQTGTGKTASFALPILHRLLDNRVKPQPKTCRVLVLSPTRELSGQILDSFNAYGRHIRLSSTLAIGGVPMGRQVRSLMQGVEVLVATPGRLLDLVQSNGLKLSSVEFLVLDEADRMLDMGFINDIRKIVAKLPIRRQTLFFSATMPKDIAELADSMLRDPARVAVTPVSSTAERIRQRIIQVDFSAKPAFLTKLLKDEPINRALVFTRTKHGADKVVKTLERAGIAASAIHGNKSQNHRERTLAQFRSGEIRTLVATDIAARGIDVDGITHVINFDLPNVPETYVHRIGRTARAGADGTAISLVAGGEELSYLRDIERLIRVALPREDHRTDAGREAAHAPSAPAKQHRPGRPGPRPQGARHGDGRHGDGRHVDGRPGDGHKASKGSRRRRSGGKSNSSPNDRPEQRPAHGAGHSDGIQGVAFLRRESRPNGRPNRKPYSR comes from the coding sequence ATGGAAAGAGCCCCTCTTTTGACTTCCTTTCAGGACTTCGGCCTGGCCGATCCCATTTCGCGTGCCCTCAAAGAAGAAAACTACGTCACGCCGACCCCCATTCAGGCCCAGACCATCCCCCTCGCATTGACCGGGCGCGACGTCGTCGGCATTGCCCAGACCGGCACCGGCAAGACCGCGTCCTTCGCGCTGCCGATCCTGCACCGCCTGCTGGACAACCGCGTCAAGCCGCAGCCCAAGACCTGCCGCGTGCTCGTGCTGTCGCCGACCCGCGAGCTGTCCGGCCAGATCCTCGACAGCTTCAACGCCTATGGCCGCCACATCCGCCTGTCCTCGACGCTCGCCATCGGCGGTGTGCCGATGGGCCGCCAGGTCCGCTCGCTGATGCAGGGCGTCGAGGTGCTGGTGGCTACCCCCGGCCGCCTGCTCGACCTCGTCCAGAGCAACGGGCTGAAGCTCTCCAGCGTCGAGTTCCTGGTGCTCGATGAAGCCGACCGCATGCTCGACATGGGCTTCATCAACGACATCCGCAAAATCGTCGCCAAGCTGCCGATCAGGCGCCAGACGCTGTTCTTCTCGGCCACCATGCCGAAGGACATCGCCGAGCTTGCCGACTCGATGCTGCGCGATCCGGCGCGCGTCGCCGTCACCCCGGTGTCCTCGACGGCGGAACGCATCCGCCAGCGCATCATCCAGGTGGATTTCTCGGCCAAGCCTGCCTTCCTGACCAAGCTCCTGAAGGACGAGCCGATCAACCGCGCGCTGGTCTTCACCCGCACCAAGCACGGCGCCGACAAGGTCGTGAAGACGCTTGAGAGGGCTGGCATCGCCGCCAGCGCCATCCACGGCAACAAGTCGCAGAACCATCGCGAGCGGACGCTGGCGCAGTTCCGCTCCGGTGAAATCCGCACGCTGGTCGCCACCGACATCGCCGCCCGCGGCATCGATGTCGACGGCATCACCCACGTCATCAATTTCGACCTGCCCAACGTGCCCGAGACCTATGTGCACCGCATCGGCCGCACCGCGCGCGCCGGCGCCGACGGCACCGCGATCTCGCTGGTCGCAGGCGGCGAGGAGCTCAGCTACCTCCGCGACATCGAGCGCCTGATCCGCGTTGCGCTCCCGCGGGAGGATCACCGCACTGACGCCGGCCGCGAGGCGGCGCACGCCCCGTCTGCTCCCGCGAAGCAGCATCGTCCGGGCCGCCCTGGTCCGCGCCCGCAGGGCGCGCGGCATGGCGATGGCCGGCATGGCGACGGGCGACATGTGGATGGCAGGCCCGGCGACGGCCACAAGGCCTCAAAGGGGTCTCGCCGCCGCCGTTCCGGTGGTAAGTCGAATTCCTCACCAAACGATCGGCCGGAACAGCGTCCCGCGCATGGCGCCGGCCATTCTGATGGGATACAAGGCGTTGCGTTTTTACGCCGCGAGAGTCGTCCGAACGGTCGGCCCAACCGCAAACCCTATTCGCGCTAA
- the urtA gene encoding urea ABC transporter substrate-binding protein, with translation MLTKSTHDIAASFSRRGLLAATAGLMLGLASITGAKAADDTIKVGVLHSLSGTMAISETTLKDTILFLIDEQNKKGGVLGKKLEAVVVDPASNWPLFAEKARELITKDKVAVVFGCWTSVSRKSVLPVFKELNNILFYPVQYEGEESERNVFYTGAAPNQQAIPAVDYLMKDEKVKRWVLAGTDYVYPRTTNKILEAYLKSKGVAQEDIMINYTPFGHSDWQTIVADIKKFGSAGKKTAVVSTINGDANVPFYKELGNQGIKAKDIPVVAFSVGEEELAGIDTKPLVGHLAAWNYFESIKTPANEKFIKEWQAYTKNPKRTTNDPMEAHVIGFNMWVKAVEKVKSTDPDKVIDALPGIEAPNLTGGTSKMLPNHHITKPVFIGEIKGNGQFDVVWKTPSLVPGDAWSKELDGSKDLVGDWVEKKCGNYNVKTNKCLGSGS, from the coding sequence ATGCTTACTAAATCCACTCACGATATAGCGGCGTCATTTAGCCGCCGCGGCTTGCTCGCCGCGACCGCCGGACTGATGCTGGGTCTGGCTTCCATTACCGGCGCAAAGGCCGCAGACGACACCATTAAGGTCGGTGTGCTGCACTCTCTCTCAGGCACCATGGCCATCAGCGAGACCACGCTGAAAGACACCATCCTCTTCCTGATCGACGAGCAGAACAAGAAGGGCGGCGTGCTCGGCAAGAAGCTCGAGGCCGTCGTCGTCGACCCCGCTTCGAACTGGCCGCTGTTCGCCGAGAAGGCGCGCGAGCTGATCACCAAGGACAAGGTCGCCGTCGTGTTCGGCTGCTGGACCTCGGTGTCGCGCAAGTCGGTGCTCCCGGTCTTCAAGGAGCTGAACAACATCCTGTTCTACCCCGTGCAGTACGAGGGCGAAGAGTCCGAGCGTAACGTGTTCTACACGGGTGCTGCGCCGAACCAGCAGGCGATCCCCGCCGTCGACTACCTGATGAAGGACGAGAAGGTGAAGCGCTGGGTGCTCGCGGGTACCGACTACGTCTATCCGCGCACCACCAACAAGATCCTGGAAGCCTATCTGAAGTCCAAGGGTGTCGCCCAGGAAGACATCATGATCAACTACACGCCGTTCGGTCACTCCGACTGGCAGACGATCGTGGCCGACATCAAGAAGTTCGGCTCGGCCGGCAAGAAGACCGCGGTGGTCTCGACCATCAACGGCGACGCCAACGTTCCCTTCTACAAGGAGCTCGGCAACCAGGGCATCAAGGCCAAGGACATCCCGGTGGTCGCGTTCTCGGTGGGTGAGGAAGAGCTCGCCGGCATCGACACCAAGCCGCTGGTCGGCCATCTCGCCGCCTGGAACTACTTCGAGTCGATCAAGACTCCGGCGAACGAGAAGTTCATCAAGGAGTGGCAGGCCTACACCAAGAACCCGAAGCGCACCACCAACGACCCGATGGAAGCGCATGTGATCGGCTTCAACATGTGGGTGAAGGCGGTCGAGAAGGTGAAGTCGACCGATCCGGACAAGGTGATCGATGCGCTTCCCGGCATCGAGGCGCCGAACCTGACCGGTGGCACCTCCAAGATGCTGCCGAACCACCACATCACCAAGCCGGTGTTCATCGGCGAGATCAAGGGCAACGGCCAGTTCGACGTGGTCTGGAAGACCCCGAGCCTCGTTCCGGGCGACGCCTGGTCGAAGGAGCTCGACGGCTCCAAGGACCTGGTCGGCGACTGGGTCGAGAAGAAGTGCGGCAACTACAACGTCAAGACCAACAAGTGCCTCGGTTCGGGCTCCTGA
- the urtB gene encoding urea ABC transporter permease subunit UrtB, whose amino-acid sequence MLAKLPARLCTLALSFFLIAFALPALAGPFEDAVAKFANDDFSDTEEAIGVVASSGNPLALPIISALQDGRLMADPDSKKVYVTGADGKSIDAATGQSVASVPDSASAVRLNNRLRRSVDAALGSLTLMSPDLSTRMQAAQSVFKSHEESALEAVDNALAKETSKSVRTVLGEARAAILLFKSDATEVEKLEAVATIKARGDQEALALLTGMGDQPASVTKAAASAIGSIQSSLAVWSTVQNAWYGLSLGSVLLLAAIGLAITFGVMGVINMAHGEMVMLGAYTTFVVQEVIRTRYPALFDYSLLIAVPLAFLVSGAIGVLIERSIIRFLYGRPLETLLATWGLSLVLQQAVRTAFGPTNREVGNPSWMSGAFELGQITITYNRLWILCFTLAVFAILLAMLRYTALGLEMRAVTQNRRMAASMGIATSRVDALTFGLGSGIAGIAGVALSQIDNVSPNLGQSYIIDSFMVVVFGGVGNLWGTLVGAFTLGIANKFLEPVAGAVLGKIAILVLIILFIQKRPRGLFALKGRAVEA is encoded by the coding sequence GTGCTCGCAAAATTGCCAGCCCGTCTCTGCACGCTTGCGCTTTCGTTTTTCCTGATCGCGTTCGCGCTGCCGGCCTTGGCCGGTCCGTTCGAGGATGCGGTCGCCAAATTCGCCAACGACGATTTTTCCGACACTGAAGAAGCGATCGGCGTGGTCGCGAGCAGCGGAAATCCGCTCGCTCTTCCGATCATCAGCGCGCTGCAGGACGGCCGTCTGATGGCCGATCCGGACAGCAAGAAGGTTTATGTCACCGGCGCGGACGGCAAGTCGATCGATGCCGCAACCGGTCAGTCCGTCGCGAGCGTTCCCGACAGCGCCAGCGCGGTTCGTCTCAACAACCGTCTGCGCCGCAGCGTTGATGCCGCGCTCGGCAGCCTGACCCTGATGTCGCCCGATCTTTCGACGCGCATGCAGGCCGCGCAATCCGTCTTCAAGTCGCACGAGGAGAGCGCGCTCGAAGCCGTCGACAACGCGCTCGCCAAGGAAACCAGCAAGTCCGTCAGGACGGTGCTCGGTGAAGCCCGCGCGGCGATCCTGCTGTTCAAATCCGACGCCACGGAGGTCGAGAAGCTCGAAGCCGTCGCCACCATCAAGGCCAGAGGCGACCAGGAAGCGCTGGCGCTGCTGACCGGCATGGGTGACCAGCCGGCTTCGGTGACGAAGGCCGCGGCAAGCGCGATCGGCTCGATCCAGAGCTCGCTCGCGGTCTGGTCCACGGTGCAGAACGCCTGGTACGGCCTCTCGCTCGGCTCGGTGCTGCTGCTTGCTGCGATCGGCCTCGCCATCACCTTCGGCGTGATGGGCGTCATCAACATGGCCCATGGCGAGATGGTGATGCTGGGCGCCTATACCACCTTCGTCGTGCAGGAGGTGATCCGCACCCGCTATCCCGCATTGTTCGACTATTCGCTGCTGATCGCCGTGCCGCTCGCCTTCCTGGTGTCTGGCGCGATCGGCGTCTTGATCGAGCGCAGCATCATCCGCTTCCTCTACGGCCGCCCGCTGGAGACGCTGCTCGCGACCTGGGGCCTGTCCTTGGTGCTCCAGCAGGCGGTGCGCACCGCATTCGGTCCGACCAACCGGGAGGTCGGCAACCCCTCCTGGATGAGCGGAGCGTTCGAGCTCGGACAGATCACCATCACCTATAACCGGCTCTGGATCCTCTGCTTCACGCTTGCGGTGTTCGCGATCCTGCTTGCGATGCTGCGCTACACTGCGCTCGGCCTTGAAATGCGCGCGGTGACTCAGAACCGCCGCATGGCGGCCTCAATGGGCATTGCCACCTCGCGCGTCGACGCGCTGACCTTCGGCCTCGGCTCCGGCATTGCCGGCATCGCCGGCGTCGCGCTGTCGCAGATCGACAATGTCAGCCCCAATCTCGGCCAGAGCTACATCATCGACAGCTTCATGGTCGTCGTGTTCGGCGGGGTCGGCAATCTCTGGGGCACGCTGGTCGGCGCCTTCACGCTCGGCATCGCCAACAAGTTCCTGGAGCCGGTCGCCGGCGCCGTGCTCGGCAAGATCGCGATCCTGGTCCTGATCATCCTGTTCATTCAAAAGCGCCCGCGCGGCCTGTTCGCGCTCAAGGGCCGTGCGGTGGAAGCATGA
- the urtC gene encoding urea ABC transporter permease subunit UrtC, whose protein sequence is MTPHMLTRSLDRGATMFLAVVAACGILIPLSNLLLPAGSFFQVPTYLVALWGKYVCYAILALSIDLIWGYCGILSLGHGAFFALGGYAMGMYLMRQIGTRGVYGNPMLPDFMVFLNWQKLPWYWYGFDMFWFAALMVLFVPGLLAFCFGWLAFRSRVTGVYLSIITQAMTYALLLGFFRNDFGFGGNNGLTDFKDILGFNVQAEGTRATLFALSCLALIAGFLICRAIVTSKLGKVLIAIRDAESRTRFLGYRVESYKLFVFTVSACMAGVAGALYVPQVGIINPSEFAPGNSIEAVIWVAVGGRGTLIGAALGAVVVNYAKTFFTSGVLAPYWLFMLGALFILVTLLLPKGIVGTFNSWWEPFKAKRPAETTESAAREDGVSEPKMAE, encoded by the coding sequence ATGACCCCTCACATGCTCACGCGATCGCTGGACCGCGGCGCGACGATGTTTCTCGCCGTCGTCGCCGCCTGCGGCATCCTGATTCCGCTCTCAAACCTGCTGTTGCCTGCCGGCTCGTTCTTCCAGGTGCCGACTTATCTGGTCGCGCTTTGGGGCAAGTATGTCTGCTACGCCATTCTAGCGCTCTCGATCGACCTGATCTGGGGCTATTGCGGCATCCTCTCGCTCGGCCACGGCGCGTTCTTCGCGCTCGGCGGCTACGCCATGGGCATGTACCTGATGCGGCAGATCGGCACCCGCGGCGTCTACGGCAATCCGATGCTGCCCGACTTCATGGTGTTCCTGAACTGGCAGAAGCTGCCCTGGTACTGGTACGGCTTCGACATGTTCTGGTTCGCCGCGCTGATGGTGCTGTTCGTGCCCGGCCTGCTCGCCTTCTGCTTCGGCTGGCTCGCCTTCCGCTCGCGCGTCACCGGCGTCTACCTGTCGATCATCACGCAGGCGATGACCTATGCGCTCTTGCTCGGCTTCTTCCGCAACGATTTCGGCTTCGGTGGCAACAACGGCCTGACCGACTTCAAGGATATCCTTGGCTTCAACGTGCAGGCCGAAGGTACCCGCGCCACGCTGTTCGCGCTCAGCTGTCTCGCCTTGATCGCCGGCTTCCTGATCTGCCGGGCCATCGTCACCTCAAAGCTCGGCAAGGTGCTGATCGCGATCCGCGACGCGGAATCGCGCACGCGCTTCCTCGGCTACCGCGTCGAGTCCTACAAGCTGTTCGTGTTCACGGTGTCGGCCTGCATGGCCGGCGTCGCCGGTGCGCTCTACGTGCCGCAGGTCGGCATCATCAACCCGAGCGAATTCGCGCCGGGCAACTCGATCGAGGCGGTGATCTGGGTCGCGGTCGGTGGCCGCGGCACGCTGATCGGCGCAGCGCTCGGCGCCGTCGTCGTCAACTACGCCAAGACGTTCTTCACCTCAGGCGTGCTGGCGCCGTATTGGCTGTTCATGCTGGGCGCGCTGTTCATCCTGGTGACGCTGCTGCTGCCAAAGGGCATCGTCGGCACCTTCAATTCGTGGTGGGAGCCGTTCAAGGCAAAGCGCCCGGCGGAAACCACCGAGAGCGCGGCGCGTGAAGACGGCGTCAGCGAACCGAAGATGGCGGAGTAG
- the urtD gene encoding urea ABC transporter ATP-binding protein UrtD, whose amino-acid sequence MNVMDTRATSAMLYLDGVHVSFDGFHAINNLSLTLAPGEMRAIIGPNGAGKTTMMDIITGKTKPDEGTVLFDGVTDLTRLDETRIAELGIGRKFQKPTVFESQTVEDNLLLALNVDHSVRGTLFWRGSKAESERIDKVLETIRLTDARGRLAGSLSHGQKQWLEIGMLLAQDPKLLLVDEPVAGMTDVETHLTAELLKEINKNHTVMVVEHDMTFVRELGVKVTCLHEGSVLAEGTIDQVSSNERVIEVYLGR is encoded by the coding sequence ATGAACGTCATGGACACCCGCGCGACCTCCGCGATGCTCTATCTCGACGGCGTGCACGTCTCGTTCGACGGGTTTCACGCCATCAACAATTTGTCGCTCACGCTCGCGCCCGGCGAAATGCGGGCCATCATCGGGCCGAACGGCGCCGGCAAGACCACGATGATGGACATCATCACCGGCAAGACCAAGCCGGACGAAGGCACCGTGCTGTTCGACGGCGTCACCGATCTCACGCGCCTCGATGAGACCCGCATCGCCGAGCTCGGCATTGGCCGCAAATTCCAGAAGCCGACGGTGTTCGAGAGCCAGACGGTCGAGGACAATCTCCTGCTCGCGCTCAACGTCGACCACTCGGTTCGCGGCACGCTGTTCTGGCGCGGCAGCAAGGCGGAATCCGAGCGCATCGACAAGGTGCTGGAGACCATCCGCCTCACCGATGCGCGAGGTCGCCTCGCCGGCAGCCTCAGCCACGGCCAGAAGCAGTGGCTGGAGATCGGCATGCTGCTGGCGCAGGATCCAAAGCTCCTGCTGGTCGACGAGCCCGTCGCGGGCATGACCGACGTCGAGACGCATCTCACCGCCGAGCTCTTGAAGGAGATCAACAAGAACCACACCGTGATGGTCGTCGAGCACGACATGACCTTCGTTCGCGAATTGGGCGTGAAGGTCACCTGCCTGCACGAGGGCTCGGTGCTTGCCGAAGGCACCATCGACCAAGTCTCGTCCAACGAGCGGGTCATCGAAGTCTATTTGGGACGCTGA
- the urtE gene encoding urea ABC transporter ATP-binding subunit UrtE, protein MLEVKDINLFYGAAQALRGVSIAAEPGKVTCVLGRNGVGKTSLLRAMVGQYPISSGAIVFDGSDITALKPYERARKGIGFVPQGREIFPLLTVEENLKTGFGPLKRDERFIPDDVFSLFPVLQSMLGRRGGDLSGGQQQQLAIGRALVMRPKLLLLDEPTEGIQPSIIKDIGRAISYLRNLGNIAIVLVEQYLDFACELGDSFAVMDRGAVKYTCDRTNLDPGEISRQMAL, encoded by the coding sequence ATGCTTGAGGTCAAGGACATCAACCTGTTCTACGGCGCGGCCCAGGCGCTGCGCGGGGTCTCGATCGCGGCCGAGCCCGGCAAGGTCACTTGTGTGCTTGGGCGCAATGGCGTCGGGAAGACCTCGCTGCTGCGCGCCATGGTCGGCCAATATCCGATCTCCTCGGGCGCGATCGTGTTCGACGGCAGCGACATCACGGCGCTGAAGCCCTATGAGCGGGCACGCAAGGGCATCGGCTTCGTGCCGCAGGGCCGCGAAATCTTTCCGCTGCTGACGGTCGAGGAAAATCTCAAGACCGGCTTCGGCCCGCTCAAGCGCGACGAGCGCTTCATCCCCGATGACGTGTTCTCGCTGTTTCCGGTGCTGCAATCCATGCTCGGCCGTCGTGGCGGCGACCTCTCCGGCGGCCAGCAGCAGCAGCTCGCGATCGGCCGCGCGCTGGTGATGCGGCCGAAATTGCTGCTGCTCGACGAGCCGACCGAGGGCATCCAGCCGTCGATCATCAAGGACATCGGCCGCGCGATCTCTTATTTGCGCAACCTCGGCAACATCGCCATCGTGCTGGTCGAACAATATCTCGACTTTGCCTGCGAACTCGGCGACAGTTTTGCCGTGATGGATCGCGGCGCGGTGAAATACACCTGCGACCGCACCAATCTCGATCCCGGCGAGATCAGCCGCCAGATGGCGCTGTAA